From Thermoleophilaceae bacterium, the proteins below share one genomic window:
- a CDS encoding polysaccharide deacetylase family protein codes for MPSFRQMRETDELWTRFPALERAETGSQRTLLTFDDGPDPEGTPAVLDALDAIGARATFFMLGEQLMRHQDVGREVVARGHEVALHGFGHEHHDKLTPQQARDDLARGLGAVEAATGRRPRFYRPPYGRFTDASYEACRKLGLEPVYWSGWGMDWEPIPAERIADIAGRDLGDGVILLLHDSVRYADRDSAAPTAEALALLEHQRLEAGVGFGALGDAVSSP; via the coding sequence GTGCCGAGCTTCAGGCAGATGCGGGAGACCGACGAGCTGTGGACGCGGTTCCCCGCTCTCGAGCGCGCTGAAACGGGCAGCCAGCGCACGCTGCTCACCTTCGACGACGGCCCGGATCCCGAGGGCACCCCGGCCGTCCTGGACGCGCTGGACGCGATCGGGGCACGCGCCACCTTCTTCATGCTCGGCGAGCAGCTCATGCGCCACCAGGACGTGGGCCGAGAGGTGGTGGCGCGCGGCCACGAGGTGGCGCTTCACGGCTTCGGCCATGAGCATCACGACAAGCTCACCCCACAGCAGGCGCGCGACGACCTCGCGCGCGGCCTCGGCGCGGTGGAGGCGGCAACCGGACGGCGGCCGCGCTTCTACCGCCCTCCGTACGGGCGCTTCACGGACGCCTCATACGAGGCCTGCCGAAAGCTCGGGCTCGAGCCTGTGTACTGGTCGGGGTGGGGAATGGACTGGGAGCCGATTCCGGCCGAGCGGATCGCCGACATCGCGGGCCGTGACCTCGGCGACGGGGTGATCCTGCTCCTTCACGACTCGGTGCGCTACGCCGACCGCGACAGCGCCGCGCCCACGGCCGAGGCGCTGGCGTTGCTCGAACACCAGCGCCTCGAGGCCGGGGTCGGCTTCGGCGCCCTTGGAGACGCCGTCAGCTCACCGTGA
- the scpB gene encoding SMC-Scp complex subunit ScpB — translation MNDLPRVVEALLFLSPDPVSVETLADACEAGEGEVVEALARLREHYAEGWRGVVLREVAGGFTLATDPVAEKAARRLLARPRTPPLTQAQAECMAIVAYLQPVSRPEIARIRGVASESAVGTLLERGLIEESGRSQFGAVLYRSTQLFQRLFGLNGLDELPDVAAFDPTPEEEGELRERLLKAGEQRATG, via the coding sequence ATGAACGATCTGCCGCGCGTCGTGGAAGCCCTGCTGTTCCTGTCGCCCGACCCGGTCTCGGTCGAGACGCTCGCCGACGCGTGCGAGGCGGGGGAGGGCGAGGTCGTCGAGGCGCTCGCCCGGCTGCGCGAGCACTACGCCGAGGGCTGGCGCGGCGTGGTGCTGCGCGAGGTGGCGGGCGGGTTCACCCTCGCCACCGACCCGGTGGCGGAGAAGGCCGCGCGCCGGCTGCTCGCCCGGCCGCGCACCCCGCCGCTCACGCAGGCGCAGGCCGAGTGCATGGCGATCGTGGCGTACCTCCAGCCGGTCTCGAGGCCCGAGATCGCGCGCATCCGCGGGGTGGCGTCGGAGTCCGCCGTGGGCACGCTGCTCGAGCGCGGGCTGATCGAGGAGTCGGGGCGCTCGCAGTTCGGCGCCGTGCTCTACCGCTCCACGCAGCTGTTCCAGCGCCTCTTCGGCCTGAACGGCCTCGACGAGCTGCCCGACGTGGCCGCCTTCGATCCCACGCCGGAGGAGGAGGGCGAGCTGCGGGAGCGCCTGCTGAAGGCAGGCGAGCAACGCGCCACGGGATGA
- a CDS encoding segregation/condensation protein A, whose translation MAVLSLDLDLEVFQGPFDLLLTLVLKEEVDLLEVDLAEVVLAYVEHLEGSGELDLEAATEFLVLIAALLELKSRLILPREEDEEIDLDRAEAADELLARMLEYARYRRAAAFLRERIEAESGFRYRSAPLPKELRRVSVDLAEKSYEPVSLAKAIGGLLRMPEPISLHHVAMPTVSVEQRLKHLRSLLSRRGRFTFDEAVEGADRVTQAVTLFALLELYKKGEATWEQSESFGPIVVNAR comes from the coding sequence ATGGCCGTGCTCTCGCTCGACCTCGACCTCGAGGTCTTCCAAGGTCCCTTCGACCTGCTGCTCACGCTCGTGCTCAAGGAGGAGGTCGACCTGCTCGAGGTCGACCTGGCCGAGGTGGTGCTCGCATACGTGGAGCACCTCGAGGGCTCGGGTGAGCTCGATCTCGAGGCCGCCACCGAGTTCCTCGTGCTGATCGCGGCGCTGCTCGAGCTCAAATCACGGCTGATCCTGCCGCGCGAGGAAGACGAGGAGATCGACCTCGATCGGGCCGAGGCGGCGGATGAGCTGCTCGCCCGCATGCTCGAGTACGCGCGCTACCGCCGGGCGGCCGCCTTCCTGCGCGAGAGGATTGAGGCGGAGTCCGGCTTCCGCTACCGCTCGGCGCCGCTGCCCAAGGAGCTGCGGCGCGTGTCGGTGGATCTGGCGGAGAAGTCGTACGAGCCGGTGTCGCTCGCCAAGGCGATCGGCGGGCTGTTGCGGATGCCCGAGCCGATCTCGCTGCACCACGTGGCCATGCCCACCGTGTCCGTGGAGCAGCGGCTGAAGCACCTGCGCTCGCTGCTGTCGCGCCGCGGGAGGTTCACGTTCGACGAGGCCGTGGAGGGCGCGGATCGCGTGACTCAGGCCGTGACGCTGTTTGCGCTTCTGGAGCTCTACAAGAAGGGGGAAGCCACTTGGGAACAGTCGGAATCGTTCGGCCCGATAGTGGTGAACGCACGATGA
- the trpS gene encoding tryptophan--tRNA ligase, protein MRTFSGIQPTGSKHLGNFIGAIRGWVEGQERGEAIYCLVDLHAITVPYEPAKLRETVLDATAILIAAGLDPERCILFRQGDVPEHTELTWLLNAVTAYGDLQRMTQFKEKSAKQKELVSAGIFNYPILQAADILAYNADEVPVGEDQRQHLELARDVAQRFNARFGETFVVPEARIPTVGARIMDLQEPTSKMSTTAASDAGVIRVLDEPKTVEKKIKSAVTDSGSEVVRSPDKPGITNLIDILAVIRGVEPTKIESEFDGSGYGQFKQAVADAVVEYLAPVRERYNELRPDEKQLHAILHAGAEKAHAIAHENVALARDRMGVGPPS, encoded by the coding sequence GTGCGCACCTTCAGCGGCATCCAGCCCACCGGCTCCAAGCACCTCGGCAACTTCATCGGGGCCATCCGCGGCTGGGTGGAGGGTCAGGAGCGGGGCGAGGCGATCTACTGCCTCGTCGACCTTCACGCGATCACGGTTCCGTATGAGCCGGCGAAGCTGCGCGAGACCGTGCTCGACGCAACCGCGATCCTGATCGCCGCCGGGCTCGACCCCGAGCGCTGCATCCTCTTCCGCCAGGGAGACGTGCCGGAGCACACGGAGCTCACCTGGCTGCTCAACGCCGTGACCGCCTATGGCGACCTCCAGCGAATGACCCAGTTCAAGGAGAAGTCCGCGAAGCAGAAGGAGCTGGTCTCCGCGGGCATCTTCAACTATCCGATCCTGCAGGCGGCGGACATCCTCGCCTACAACGCCGACGAGGTGCCGGTGGGCGAGGACCAGCGCCAGCACCTCGAGCTCGCCCGCGACGTGGCCCAGCGCTTCAACGCGCGCTTCGGCGAGACGTTCGTGGTGCCGGAGGCGCGCATCCCGACGGTGGGCGCGCGGATCATGGACCTTCAGGAACCCACGAGCAAGATGTCCACCACCGCGGCGAGCGACGCGGGAGTGATCCGAGTGCTGGATGAGCCGAAGACGGTGGAGAAGAAGATCAAGAGCGCCGTGACCGACTCCGGGTCCGAGGTGGTGCGCTCGCCCGACAAGCCCGGGATCACCAACCTGATCGACATCCTCGCCGTGATCCGCGGGGTGGAGCCAACCAAGATCGAGAGCGAGTTCGACGGCTCGGGGTACGGCCAGTTCAAGCAGGCGGTGGCGGACGCGGTGGTGGAATACCTGGCGCCGGTGAGAGAGCGCTACAACGAGCTGCGTCCCGACGAGAAGCAGCTCCACGCGATCCTCCACGCGGGCGCCGAGAAGGCGCACGCGATCGCCCACGAGAACGTGGCTCTGGCCCGAGATCGCATGGGCGTCGGGCCCCCCTCGTAA
- the gcvPB gene encoding aminomethyl-transferring glycine dehydrogenase subunit GcvPB: MIGGEPTLTIYERSKEGRRAFVAPELDVPEVPVSELLPSEAIRSEPPELPEISEPEIVRHYNNLSKKNFDLDTGFYPLGSCTMKHNPKLNERVAALPGFSRLHPLQEPQYAQGALELMWRLQRQLSEVAGLPHVSLQPSAGSHGELAGLLLTRAYHEDHGEQRTKVLTPDTAHGTNPATVTMSGYEVVKVGTAEDGGVDVDDLRAKAGDDTACLMLTNPNTLGLFDRNIEEIARIVHDAGATLYYDGANLNAVLGISRPGDMGFDIVHFNLHKTFTQPHGGGGPGAGPIAVSERIEPFLPRPQVVRREGANGGGEPFFDLDFERPKSIGRLRGFQGNFGVFVRSYAYICSVGGDGLKDVSETAVLNANYLRARLAEPGIAEYLPIAFDRLCMHEFVLSGRGARDQLGIRTLDIAKRLLDHRVHPPTVYFPLLVDEALMIEPTETETKERLDGFADALREILEEAKEDPEIARNAPYTTPVRRLDEAAAARHPVVRQARSQEAGGRSQDGAPSATPSPSI, encoded by the coding sequence GTGATCGGCGGAGAGCCCACGCTGACGATCTACGAGAGGTCGAAGGAGGGGCGGCGCGCTTTCGTCGCGCCCGAGCTCGACGTGCCCGAAGTGCCCGTGTCGGAGCTACTTCCTTCGGAAGCGATCCGTTCGGAGCCGCCAGAGCTGCCTGAGATCTCAGAGCCCGAGATCGTTCGCCACTACAACAACCTCTCGAAGAAGAACTTCGACCTCGACACCGGCTTCTACCCGCTCGGGTCGTGCACGATGAAGCACAACCCGAAGCTCAACGAGCGCGTGGCGGCGCTGCCGGGCTTTTCGCGGCTTCATCCGCTCCAGGAGCCGCAGTACGCCCAGGGCGCGCTCGAGCTGATGTGGCGGCTGCAGCGGCAGCTCTCCGAGGTGGCCGGGCTGCCGCACGTGTCTCTGCAGCCCAGCGCCGGCTCGCACGGCGAGCTCGCGGGCCTGCTTCTCACGCGCGCCTACCACGAGGACCACGGCGAGCAGCGGACGAAGGTGCTCACGCCCGACACCGCGCACGGCACCAATCCGGCGACGGTGACGATGTCCGGCTACGAGGTGGTGAAGGTGGGCACCGCCGAGGACGGCGGGGTGGACGTCGACGACCTTCGCGCGAAGGCCGGCGACGACACCGCCTGCCTCATGCTCACCAACCCCAACACGCTCGGGCTGTTCGACCGCAACATCGAGGAGATCGCGCGCATCGTCCACGACGCGGGCGCCACGCTCTACTACGACGGCGCGAACCTCAATGCCGTGCTGGGCATCTCGCGGCCGGGTGACATGGGCTTCGACATCGTGCACTTCAACCTGCACAAGACGTTCACGCAGCCGCACGGCGGCGGCGGTCCGGGTGCCGGACCGATCGCCGTGTCCGAGCGCATAGAGCCGTTCCTTCCGCGGCCTCAGGTGGTGCGGCGCGAGGGCGCGAACGGCGGTGGGGAGCCGTTCTTCGACCTCGACTTCGAGCGCCCGAAGTCGATCGGACGGCTGCGCGGGTTCCAGGGCAACTTCGGCGTGTTCGTGCGCTCGTACGCGTACATCTGCTCGGTGGGCGGCGACGGTCTCAAGGACGTGTCGGAGACGGCCGTGCTGAACGCGAACTACCTGCGCGCGCGGCTCGCGGAGCCGGGAATCGCCGAGTATCTGCCGATCGCGTTCGACCGCCTGTGCATGCACGAGTTCGTTTTGTCGGGCCGCGGCGCGCGCGACCAACTCGGCATCAGGACGCTCGACATCGCCAAGCGGCTGCTTGACCACAGGGTGCACCCGCCAACCGTCTACTTCCCGCTGCTAGTGGACGAGGCGCTGATGATCGAGCCCACGGAGACCGAGACGAAGGAGCGCCTCGACGGCTTCGCGGACGCGCTCCGCGAGATCCTGGAAGAGGCGAAGGAAGACCCGGAGATCGCGCGCAACGCGCCGTACACCACGCCGGTGAGGCGCCTCGACGAGGCGGCGGCGGCGAGGCACCCCGTGGTGCGGCAGGCCAGGTCGCAGGAGGCAGGTGGCAGGTCGCAGGACGGTGCCCCGTCCGCAACGCCGTCTCCCAGCATCTAG
- the gcvPA gene encoding aminomethyl-transferring glycine dehydrogenase subunit GcvPA: protein MSRYTSATDADRREMLDAIGVGSVEELFRDIPEPVRQREPIALPDGMAEQDVYDHLRALAARNRDAEQEVTFAGGGMYDHYVPALIDSIIGRSEFLTPYTPYQPEISQGGLQVMFEFQTAISELTGLPVANASMYEGPSSVASAAYMARLDNRRSKFVVSRGVHPNSRETLATYAHAFGSTVVEVPLDGRGATHLGALAAAVDDDTSAVILQQPNFLGTVEDLGSLAEAAKSTGAVLVCAVDPLTLGILKPPGEFGVDVAVGEGQSLGNRLDFGGPSFGFFAATEKFLRRMPGRIAGETVDVDGKRGFVLTLQTREQHIRREKATHNICTAQALNALAGVIYLSWLGKRGVVELGELMLRRTAYAREALGAELVNPGPVVREFAIRVPNLDEVCERARAQGINPGHRLRYYYPEYEDCLLVAITERRTRKDIDRLAAVVRGVREEVPA from the coding sequence ATGAGCCGCTACACATCTGCAACCGACGCTGACCGCCGCGAGATGCTCGACGCGATCGGCGTCGGCTCCGTGGAGGAGCTGTTCCGCGACATCCCGGAGCCCGTGCGCCAGCGCGAGCCGATAGCGCTGCCGGACGGCATGGCCGAGCAGGACGTGTACGACCACCTGCGCGCGCTCGCGGCGCGCAACCGCGACGCCGAGCAGGAGGTCACGTTCGCGGGCGGGGGCATGTACGACCACTACGTGCCGGCGTTGATCGACTCGATCATTGGCCGGTCCGAGTTCCTCACGCCGTACACGCCCTACCAGCCGGAGATCTCGCAGGGCGGGCTGCAGGTGATGTTCGAGTTCCAGACGGCGATCTCGGAGCTCACCGGGCTGCCGGTGGCGAACGCGTCGATGTACGAGGGACCATCGTCGGTCGCATCCGCCGCCTACATGGCGCGCCTAGACAACCGGCGCTCGAAGTTCGTCGTGTCGCGCGGTGTGCATCCCAACTCGCGCGAGACGCTGGCCACCTATGCACACGCATTCGGGTCGACGGTGGTGGAGGTGCCGCTCGACGGCCGCGGCGCCACCCACCTCGGCGCGCTCGCCGCGGCGGTGGATGACGACACGTCGGCCGTGATCCTGCAGCAGCCGAACTTCCTCGGCACCGTCGAGGATCTCGGGTCGCTCGCCGAGGCGGCCAAGAGCACCGGCGCGGTGCTCGTGTGCGCGGTGGATCCGCTCACGCTCGGAATCCTCAAGCCGCCCGGCGAGTTCGGTGTGGACGTGGCGGTGGGCGAGGGACAGTCGCTCGGCAACCGGCTGGACTTCGGCGGGCCGTCGTTCGGCTTCTTCGCAGCCACCGAGAAGTTCCTCCGGCGGATGCCGGGGCGGATAGCGGGCGAGACGGTGGACGTGGACGGCAAGCGCGGCTTCGTGCTCACCCTTCAGACGCGCGAGCAGCACATCCGGCGCGAGAAGGCCACGCACAACATCTGCACGGCGCAGGCGTTGAACGCGCTGGCGGGGGTGATCTACCTGTCGTGGCTCGGCAAGCGCGGGGTGGTGGAGCTGGGCGAGCTGATGCTGCGGCGCACCGCCTACGCGCGCGAGGCGCTCGGCGCCGAGCTGGTCAATCCGGGCCCGGTCGTGCGCGAGTTCGCCATCCGTGTTCCCAATCTGGATGAGGTGTGCGAGCGGGCGCGCGCCCAGGGCATCAACCCGGGCCATCGCCTTCGCTACTACTACCCCGAGTACGAGGACTGCCTGCTGGTCGCGATCACGGAGCGGCGGACGCGCAAGGACATCGATCGCCTGGCCGCGGTGGTGCGTGGGGTGCGCGAGGAGGTGCCAGCGTGA
- the gcvH gene encoding glycine cleavage system protein GcvH, with translation MSVAEESYPDGLLYHPEHDWAKVDGDTGTFGVTWYAQDQLGEVVFFDPPDVGTQVNANSAYAEVESVKAVSDVFAPMSGEVIEVNEALKESPEKINDDPYGEGWMVRVRLTDPSEADSLMDVNAYKESLGR, from the coding sequence GTGAGCGTGGCAGAAGAGAGCTATCCCGACGGGCTGCTGTACCACCCCGAGCACGACTGGGCGAAGGTGGACGGCGACACCGGCACCTTCGGCGTCACCTGGTACGCCCAGGACCAGCTCGGGGAGGTCGTGTTCTTCGACCCGCCGGACGTCGGCACGCAGGTGAACGCGAACTCCGCGTACGCCGAGGTGGAGTCGGTGAAGGCGGTGTCCGACGTGTTCGCGCCGATGTCCGGTGAGGTGATCGAGGTGAACGAGGCGCTGAAGGAGTCGCCCGAGAAGATCAACGACGATCCCTATGGTGAGGGGTGGATGGTTCGAGTCCGCCTGACCGACCCGTCCGAGGCCGACTCGCTGATGGACGTGAACGCTTACAAGGAGTCTCTGGGCAGGTAG
- the gcvT gene encoding glycine cleavage system aminomethyltransferase GcvT — MTSAADTQRKTPLYDRHVAAGARLVPFAGWEMPVQYEGIRQEHVAVRSHAGLFDVSHMGEIETSGPDAERFLQRLLSNDVSKIPLYGAQYSVLCREDGGVLDDLFTYKLEPERFLTVTNAANHSRDYQWFSRHADGFDVNVSDAADRYSMLALQGPRARAILTYHLEGEAPARMRTTHSQVGGVDCLVCGTGYTGEDGVELLVPPSGAPRVWDALIGEGAKPAGLGARDTLRLEVCFHLYGNDLSEDRNPIEAGLGWVCKLDTHFIGAEALRGVEPASKLVPFAFTGPGIPRQGNPIVVGGEPAGVVTSGTLSPCLDIGIGMGYVPVEASEPGTKIEVDVRGKLRPAEVRERPLYRKEQ, encoded by the coding sequence CTGACGAGCGCCGCCGACACTCAGCGCAAAACCCCGCTTTACGACCGCCATGTCGCCGCCGGGGCGAGGCTCGTCCCATTTGCCGGTTGGGAGATGCCGGTTCAGTACGAGGGCATCCGCCAGGAGCACGTGGCGGTGCGCAGCCACGCGGGGCTGTTCGACGTCTCGCACATGGGCGAGATCGAGACGAGCGGCCCGGATGCCGAGCGCTTCCTCCAGCGCCTTCTCTCGAACGATGTGTCGAAGATCCCGCTCTACGGAGCCCAGTACTCGGTGCTCTGCCGCGAAGACGGCGGCGTGCTGGACGACCTGTTCACCTACAAGCTCGAACCGGAGCGCTTCCTCACGGTCACGAACGCGGCGAACCACTCGCGCGACTACCAGTGGTTCTCCCGGCACGCGGACGGCTTCGACGTGAACGTGAGCGACGCCGCGGATCGCTATTCGATGCTCGCGCTCCAGGGCCCGCGGGCACGTGCCATCCTCACCTACCACCTCGAGGGCGAGGCGCCCGCCCGCATGCGCACCACGCACTCGCAGGTGGGCGGCGTGGACTGCCTGGTGTGCGGCACGGGCTACACGGGCGAGGACGGGGTGGAGCTGCTGGTTCCGCCGAGCGGCGCCCCGCGCGTGTGGGATGCGCTCATCGGCGAGGGCGCGAAGCCCGCAGGGCTCGGCGCGCGCGACACGCTCCGTCTCGAGGTGTGCTTCCACCTGTACGGCAACGACCTGTCCGAGGACCGCAACCCGATCGAAGCGGGGCTTGGGTGGGTGTGCAAGCTCGATACCCACTTCATAGGCGCCGAGGCCCTGCGCGGGGTCGAGCCGGCGAGCAAGCTCGTGCCGTTCGCGTTCACCGGTCCCGGCATCCCACGGCAGGGCAACCCGATCGTGGTGGGCGGCGAGCCCGCGGGCGTGGTCACGAGCGGAACGCTCTCCCCGTGCCTCGACATCGGGATCGGCATGGGCTACGTGCCCGTGGAGGCGTCTGAGCCAGGCACGAAGATCGAGGTGGACGTCCGCGGCAAGCTGCGCCCGGCAGAGGTGCGCGAGAGGCCGCTCTACCGGAAGGAGCAGTGA
- a CDS encoding response regulator transcription factor, which yields MELAEPITVLLADDQRAYREGLARAITEHCRLELVAVARDGDEAFEAIENLSPDVALVDVRMSGMEGTTLCAELRRRHPEMETRVILMSAHEGTSLAEHARASGADGYVAKDHSRREICEALVQASQRDRVPAVLAPADAG from the coding sequence ATGGAACTAGCCGAGCCCATCACCGTGCTGCTCGCGGACGATCAGCGCGCTTACAGAGAGGGACTCGCGCGGGCGATCACCGAGCATTGCCGGCTCGAGCTCGTGGCGGTGGCGCGCGACGGCGACGAGGCCTTCGAGGCGATCGAGAACCTCTCGCCGGACGTGGCGCTCGTGGACGTGCGCATGTCCGGCATGGAGGGCACGACGCTGTGTGCCGAGCTCCGCCGCCGGCATCCCGAGATGGAGACGCGCGTGATCCTCATGAGTGCCCACGAGGGCACGTCCCTGGCCGAGCATGCGCGCGCGTCCGGAGCCGACGGCTACGTGGCGAAGGACCACTCGCGCCGCGAGATCTGCGAGGCGCTCGTGCAGGCGAGTCAGCGCGATCGCGTGCCGGCGGTTCTGGCGCCCGCGGACGCCGGTTAG
- a CDS encoding helix-turn-helix transcriptional regulator encodes MTFSTTTRRPRSGTLSERECEVLEQIARGHSIDDISADLFLSPHTVRTHIKNILRKMGARTRAHAVAMAISEGLIDRTRVGLR; translated from the coding sequence ATGACGTTCTCGACCACCACAAGAAGGCCTCGCTCCGGCACGCTGTCCGAGCGCGAGTGCGAGGTTCTGGAGCAGATCGCCCGCGGTCACTCGATCGACGACATCTCGGCGGATCTGTTCCTGAGCCCCCATACGGTCCGAACCCACATCAAGAACATCCTTCGCAAGATGGGGGCACGGACGCGCGCTCACGCCGTGGCGATGGCGATCTCAGAAGGCCTCATCGACCGGACCCGCGTCGGACTCCGCTGA